The following proteins are encoded in a genomic region of Channa argus isolate prfri chromosome 3, Channa argus male v1.0, whole genome shotgun sequence:
- the gne gene encoding bifunctional UDP-N-acetylglucosamine 2-epimerase/N-acetylmannosamine kinase isoform X3, producing the protein MNVINDGFGVRSGKLKEHLSKNYLRMQRSREKMEKHNRKRRVCVATCNRADYSKLAPIMSGIKSHPDEFEMEVVVLGSHLIDDYGNTFRMIEQDDFDIGSKLHTIVRGEDEAAMVESVGLALVKLPDVLQRLRPDILVVHGDRFDALALATAAALMNIRILHLEGGEVSGTIDDSIRHSISKLAHYHACCTHRAEQHLIAMCEDHSRILLAGCPSYDKLLSTNQREDYMDIIKSWLGDEVQDHDYIVALQHPVTTDIQHSIKIYGLMLDALVSFKKKTLILFPNIDAGSKEMVRVMRKKGIEQHPNFRAVKHIPFEQFIQLVCHAGCMIGNSSCGVREAGAFGTPVINLGTRQTGRETGENVMHVRDADSHNKIYHALELQFGKRYPCSKIYGDGNAVPRILKFLRTIDLDEPLQKTFCFPPVKDCISQDIDHILETQSALAVDLGGTNLRVAIVCMKGNVVKKYIQPNPKTFQERMPLILKMCKDAMQDANCLNCRILGVGVSTGGRVNPQEGVVLHSTKLIQEWSSVDLRTPISDALQLPVWVDNDGNCAALAEKKFGHGKGVENFVTVITGTGIGGGIIHHHELVHGSTFCAAELGHIIVSLEGPECSCGSHGCIEAYASGMALQREAKRLHDEDLLKVEGMDMKLSEPITAAHLINAAKLGNSQADAILNKAATALGVGITNILHIVNPSLVILSGVLASYYQAPVQHIISERALFSVQSIKVVTSHLEEPALLGAASMVLDYATRRTY; encoded by the exons gagCATCTATCTAAGAACTATTTAAGAATGCagaggagcagagaaaagaTGGAAAAGCACAATCGG AAGCGGAGAGTGTGTGTGGCAACATGCAACAGGGCAGACTACTCCAAGCTGGCCCCCATTATGTCTGGGATCAAGTCACACCCTGATGAGTTTGAAATGGAAGTTGTAGTGCTTGGCTCACATCTCATTGATGACTATGG GAACACTTTTCGTATGATTGAGCAGGATGATTTTGACATTGGTTCTAAGCTTCACACCATtgtgagaggagaggatgagGCAGCAATGGTGGAGAGTGTTGGGCTCGCACTGGTGAAACTTCCTGACGTCTTACAAAGGCTGCGCCCTGACATCTTGGTTGTCCATGGTGACCGTTTTGATGCACTGGCTTTAGCAACTGCTGCAGCACTGATGAACATCAGAATACTTCATCTGGAGGGAGGAGAG GTGAGTGGTACGATTGATGACTCAATCCGCCACTCCATTAGTAAACTAGCGCATTATCACGCCTGCTGCACACACAGGGCAGAGCAGCACCTCATCGCCATGTGTGAGGACCACTCTCGCATCTTGCTGGCTGGCTGCCCATCATATGATAAGCTGCTCTCAACTAATCAAAGAGAAGACTACATGGATATTATCAAGAGCTGGCTGG GCGACGAGGTCCAGGATCATGATTATATTGTGGCTTTGCAGCACCCTGTCACTACAGACATCCAGCACTCCATTAAGATCTATGGACTTATGTTGGATGCATTGGTTTCCTTCAAGAAGAAGACCCTCATCCTCTTTCCTAACATTGATGCCG GAAGTAAAGAGATGGTGCGTGTGATGCGGAAGAAGGGCATCGAGCAGCACCCTAATTTCCGAGCAGTAAAGCACATTCCCTTTGAGCAGTTTATCCAATTGGTCTGCCATGCTGGCTGCATGATTGGAAACAGCAGCTGTGGAGTGCGAGAAGCCGGGGCCTTCGGCACCCCTGTCATTAACCTGGGAACaaggcagacaggcagagagacag gTGAAAATGTTATGCACGTCAGAGATGCAGACAGTCACAATAAGATCTACCATGCTCTGGAGCTGCAGTTTGGGAAGAGATATCCGTG CTCTAAGATTTATGGGGATGGCAACGCAGTGCCTCGTATTCTCAAGTTCCTGCGTACCATTGACCTGGATGAGCCTCTACAGAAGACATTCTGTTTCCCACCGGTGAAAGACTGTATCTCCCAGGATATTGATCACATCCTGGAGACTCAGAGTGCTCTGGCTGTTGACTTGGGAGGAACCAACCTCAGAGTGGCAATTGTCTGCATGAAG GGCAATGTGGTTAAGAAATACATTCAACCTAATCCAAAGACCTTCCAGGAGAGGATGCCTCTTATATTAAAGATGTGTAAAGATGCCATGCAAGATGCTAATTGCCTCAACTGTAGAATACTTGGTGTTG GAGTATCCACAGGTGGACGTGTAAACCCACAAGAAGGTGTGGTCCTCCATTCAACCAAACTGATCCAAGAGTGGTCCTCAGTTGACCTGAGAACGCCCATCTCTGACGCTCTGCAACTACCAGTATGGGTTGACAACGATGGCAACTGTGCTGCATTGGCTGAGAAAAAGTTTGGTCATGGCAAGGGAGTAGAGAACTTTGTCACTGTCATCACAGGAACAG GTATTGGAGGAGGGATTATCCATCATCATGAGCTGGTTCACGGGAGTACCTTCTGTGCTGCAGAGCTGGGACACATCATCGTTTCATTAGAAGGACCAGAATGTTCATGTGGGAGTCATGGATGTATAGAGGCATATGCATCTGGCATGGCCCTGCAGAGAGAGGCCAAAAGGCTGCATGACG aGGACCTGCTGAAGGTGGAGGGGATGGATATGAAGCTTTCGGAGCCAATCACTGCTGCCCACCTCATTAACGCAGCCAAACTGGGAAACTCCCAAGCTGACGCTATTCTGAACAAGG CTGCCACAGCTCTTGGTGTGGGTATCACCAACATCCTTCACATAGTGAACCCTTCACTGGTCATCCTGTCTGGAGTGTTGGCCTCTTATTACCAAGCCCCAGTGCAGCACATCATCTCTGAGAGAGCCCTCTTTTCTGTTCAGAGCATCAAAGTGGTGACATCACACTTGGAGGAACCTGCTTTACTTGGAGCTGCTAGCATGGTGTTAGACTATGCAACCAGAAGGACATATTGA
- the gne gene encoding bifunctional UDP-N-acetylglucosamine 2-epimerase/N-acetylmannosamine kinase isoform X5 produces the protein MNVINDGFGVRSGKLKKRRVCVATCNRADYSKLAPIMSGIKSHPDEFEMEVVVLGSHLIDDYGNTFRMIEQDDFDIGSKLHTIVRGEDEAAMVESVGLALVKLPDVLQRLRPDILVVHGDRFDALALATAAALMNIRILHLEGGEVSGTIDDSIRHSISKLAHYHACCTHRAEQHLIAMCEDHSRILLAGCPSYDKLLSTNQREDYMDIIKSWLGDEVQDHDYIVALQHPVTTDIQHSIKIYGLMLDALVSFKKKTLILFPNIDAGSKEMVRVMRKKGIEQHPNFRAVKHIPFEQFIQLVCHAGCMIGNSSCGVREAGAFGTPVINLGTRQTGRETGENVMHVRDADSHNKIYHALELQFGKRYPCSKIYGDGNAVPRILKFLRTIDLDEPLQKTFCFPPVKDCISQDIDHILETQSALAVDLGGTNLRVAIVCMKGNVVKKYIQPNPKTFQERMPLILKMCKDAMQDANCLNCRILGVGVSTGGRVNPQEGVVLHSTKLIQEWSSVDLRTPISDALQLPVWVDNDGNCAALAEKKFGHGKGVENFVTVITGTGIGGGIIHHHELVHGSTFCAAELGHIIVSLEGPECSCGSHGCIEAYASGMALQREAKRLHDEDLLKVEGMDMKLSEPITAAHLINAAKLGNSQADAILNKAATALGVGITNILHIVNPSLVILSGVLASYYQAPVQHIISERALFSVQSIKVVTSHLEEPALLGAASMVLDYATRRTY, from the exons AAGCGGAGAGTGTGTGTGGCAACATGCAACAGGGCAGACTACTCCAAGCTGGCCCCCATTATGTCTGGGATCAAGTCACACCCTGATGAGTTTGAAATGGAAGTTGTAGTGCTTGGCTCACATCTCATTGATGACTATGG GAACACTTTTCGTATGATTGAGCAGGATGATTTTGACATTGGTTCTAAGCTTCACACCATtgtgagaggagaggatgagGCAGCAATGGTGGAGAGTGTTGGGCTCGCACTGGTGAAACTTCCTGACGTCTTACAAAGGCTGCGCCCTGACATCTTGGTTGTCCATGGTGACCGTTTTGATGCACTGGCTTTAGCAACTGCTGCAGCACTGATGAACATCAGAATACTTCATCTGGAGGGAGGAGAG GTGAGTGGTACGATTGATGACTCAATCCGCCACTCCATTAGTAAACTAGCGCATTATCACGCCTGCTGCACACACAGGGCAGAGCAGCACCTCATCGCCATGTGTGAGGACCACTCTCGCATCTTGCTGGCTGGCTGCCCATCATATGATAAGCTGCTCTCAACTAATCAAAGAGAAGACTACATGGATATTATCAAGAGCTGGCTGG GCGACGAGGTCCAGGATCATGATTATATTGTGGCTTTGCAGCACCCTGTCACTACAGACATCCAGCACTCCATTAAGATCTATGGACTTATGTTGGATGCATTGGTTTCCTTCAAGAAGAAGACCCTCATCCTCTTTCCTAACATTGATGCCG GAAGTAAAGAGATGGTGCGTGTGATGCGGAAGAAGGGCATCGAGCAGCACCCTAATTTCCGAGCAGTAAAGCACATTCCCTTTGAGCAGTTTATCCAATTGGTCTGCCATGCTGGCTGCATGATTGGAAACAGCAGCTGTGGAGTGCGAGAAGCCGGGGCCTTCGGCACCCCTGTCATTAACCTGGGAACaaggcagacaggcagagagacag gTGAAAATGTTATGCACGTCAGAGATGCAGACAGTCACAATAAGATCTACCATGCTCTGGAGCTGCAGTTTGGGAAGAGATATCCGTG CTCTAAGATTTATGGGGATGGCAACGCAGTGCCTCGTATTCTCAAGTTCCTGCGTACCATTGACCTGGATGAGCCTCTACAGAAGACATTCTGTTTCCCACCGGTGAAAGACTGTATCTCCCAGGATATTGATCACATCCTGGAGACTCAGAGTGCTCTGGCTGTTGACTTGGGAGGAACCAACCTCAGAGTGGCAATTGTCTGCATGAAG GGCAATGTGGTTAAGAAATACATTCAACCTAATCCAAAGACCTTCCAGGAGAGGATGCCTCTTATATTAAAGATGTGTAAAGATGCCATGCAAGATGCTAATTGCCTCAACTGTAGAATACTTGGTGTTG GAGTATCCACAGGTGGACGTGTAAACCCACAAGAAGGTGTGGTCCTCCATTCAACCAAACTGATCCAAGAGTGGTCCTCAGTTGACCTGAGAACGCCCATCTCTGACGCTCTGCAACTACCAGTATGGGTTGACAACGATGGCAACTGTGCTGCATTGGCTGAGAAAAAGTTTGGTCATGGCAAGGGAGTAGAGAACTTTGTCACTGTCATCACAGGAACAG GTATTGGAGGAGGGATTATCCATCATCATGAGCTGGTTCACGGGAGTACCTTCTGTGCTGCAGAGCTGGGACACATCATCGTTTCATTAGAAGGACCAGAATGTTCATGTGGGAGTCATGGATGTATAGAGGCATATGCATCTGGCATGGCCCTGCAGAGAGAGGCCAAAAGGCTGCATGACG aGGACCTGCTGAAGGTGGAGGGGATGGATATGAAGCTTTCGGAGCCAATCACTGCTGCCCACCTCATTAACGCAGCCAAACTGGGAAACTCCCAAGCTGACGCTATTCTGAACAAGG CTGCCACAGCTCTTGGTGTGGGTATCACCAACATCCTTCACATAGTGAACCCTTCACTGGTCATCCTGTCTGGAGTGTTGGCCTCTTATTACCAAGCCCCAGTGCAGCACATCATCTCTGAGAGAGCCCTCTTTTCTGTTCAGAGCATCAAAGTGGTGACATCACACTTGGAGGAACCTGCTTTACTTGGAGCTGCTAGCATGGTGTTAGACTATGCAACCAGAAGGACATATTGA
- the gne gene encoding bifunctional UDP-N-acetylglucosamine 2-epimerase/N-acetylmannosamine kinase isoform X7 produces the protein MLEFGVHRKEKRRVCVATCNRADYSKLAPIMSGIKSHPDEFEMEVVVLGSHLIDDYGNTFRMIEQDDFDIGSKLHTIVRGEDEAAMVESVGLALVKLPDVLQRLRPDILVVHGDRFDALALATAAALMNIRILHLEGGEVSGTIDDSIRHSISKLAHYHACCTHRAEQHLIAMCEDHSRILLAGCPSYDKLLSTNQREDYMDIIKSWLGDEVQDHDYIVALQHPVTTDIQHSIKIYGLMLDALVSFKKKTLILFPNIDAGSKEMVRVMRKKGIEQHPNFRAVKHIPFEQFIQLVCHAGCMIGNSSCGVREAGAFGTPVINLGTRQTGRETGENVMHVRDADSHNKIYHALELQFGKRYPCSKIYGDGNAVPRILKFLRTIDLDEPLQKTFCFPPVKDCISQDIDHILETQSALAVDLGGTNLRVAIVCMKGNVVKKYIQPNPKTFQERMPLILKMCKDAMQDANCLNCRILGVGVSTGGRVNPQEGVVLHSTKLIQEWSSVDLRTPISDALQLPVWVDNDGNCAALAEKKFGHGKGVENFVTVITGTGIGGGIIHHHELVHGSTFCAAELGHIIVSLEGPECSCGSHGCIEAYASGMALQREAKRLHDEDLLKVEGMDMKLSEPITAAHLINAAKLGNSQADAILNKAATALGVGITNILHIVNPSLVILSGVLASYYQAPVQHIISERALFSVQSIKVVTSHLEEPALLGAASMVLDYATRRTY, from the exons atgttgGAATTCGGAGTTCACAGGAAGGAG AAGCGGAGAGTGTGTGTGGCAACATGCAACAGGGCAGACTACTCCAAGCTGGCCCCCATTATGTCTGGGATCAAGTCACACCCTGATGAGTTTGAAATGGAAGTTGTAGTGCTTGGCTCACATCTCATTGATGACTATGG GAACACTTTTCGTATGATTGAGCAGGATGATTTTGACATTGGTTCTAAGCTTCACACCATtgtgagaggagaggatgagGCAGCAATGGTGGAGAGTGTTGGGCTCGCACTGGTGAAACTTCCTGACGTCTTACAAAGGCTGCGCCCTGACATCTTGGTTGTCCATGGTGACCGTTTTGATGCACTGGCTTTAGCAACTGCTGCAGCACTGATGAACATCAGAATACTTCATCTGGAGGGAGGAGAG GTGAGTGGTACGATTGATGACTCAATCCGCCACTCCATTAGTAAACTAGCGCATTATCACGCCTGCTGCACACACAGGGCAGAGCAGCACCTCATCGCCATGTGTGAGGACCACTCTCGCATCTTGCTGGCTGGCTGCCCATCATATGATAAGCTGCTCTCAACTAATCAAAGAGAAGACTACATGGATATTATCAAGAGCTGGCTGG GCGACGAGGTCCAGGATCATGATTATATTGTGGCTTTGCAGCACCCTGTCACTACAGACATCCAGCACTCCATTAAGATCTATGGACTTATGTTGGATGCATTGGTTTCCTTCAAGAAGAAGACCCTCATCCTCTTTCCTAACATTGATGCCG GAAGTAAAGAGATGGTGCGTGTGATGCGGAAGAAGGGCATCGAGCAGCACCCTAATTTCCGAGCAGTAAAGCACATTCCCTTTGAGCAGTTTATCCAATTGGTCTGCCATGCTGGCTGCATGATTGGAAACAGCAGCTGTGGAGTGCGAGAAGCCGGGGCCTTCGGCACCCCTGTCATTAACCTGGGAACaaggcagacaggcagagagacag gTGAAAATGTTATGCACGTCAGAGATGCAGACAGTCACAATAAGATCTACCATGCTCTGGAGCTGCAGTTTGGGAAGAGATATCCGTG CTCTAAGATTTATGGGGATGGCAACGCAGTGCCTCGTATTCTCAAGTTCCTGCGTACCATTGACCTGGATGAGCCTCTACAGAAGACATTCTGTTTCCCACCGGTGAAAGACTGTATCTCCCAGGATATTGATCACATCCTGGAGACTCAGAGTGCTCTGGCTGTTGACTTGGGAGGAACCAACCTCAGAGTGGCAATTGTCTGCATGAAG GGCAATGTGGTTAAGAAATACATTCAACCTAATCCAAAGACCTTCCAGGAGAGGATGCCTCTTATATTAAAGATGTGTAAAGATGCCATGCAAGATGCTAATTGCCTCAACTGTAGAATACTTGGTGTTG GAGTATCCACAGGTGGACGTGTAAACCCACAAGAAGGTGTGGTCCTCCATTCAACCAAACTGATCCAAGAGTGGTCCTCAGTTGACCTGAGAACGCCCATCTCTGACGCTCTGCAACTACCAGTATGGGTTGACAACGATGGCAACTGTGCTGCATTGGCTGAGAAAAAGTTTGGTCATGGCAAGGGAGTAGAGAACTTTGTCACTGTCATCACAGGAACAG GTATTGGAGGAGGGATTATCCATCATCATGAGCTGGTTCACGGGAGTACCTTCTGTGCTGCAGAGCTGGGACACATCATCGTTTCATTAGAAGGACCAGAATGTTCATGTGGGAGTCATGGATGTATAGAGGCATATGCATCTGGCATGGCCCTGCAGAGAGAGGCCAAAAGGCTGCATGACG aGGACCTGCTGAAGGTGGAGGGGATGGATATGAAGCTTTCGGAGCCAATCACTGCTGCCCACCTCATTAACGCAGCCAAACTGGGAAACTCCCAAGCTGACGCTATTCTGAACAAGG CTGCCACAGCTCTTGGTGTGGGTATCACCAACATCCTTCACATAGTGAACCCTTCACTGGTCATCCTGTCTGGAGTGTTGGCCTCTTATTACCAAGCCCCAGTGCAGCACATCATCTCTGAGAGAGCCCTCTTTTCTGTTCAGAGCATCAAAGTGGTGACATCACACTTGGAGGAACCTGCTTTACTTGGAGCTGCTAGCATGGTGTTAGACTATGCAACCAGAAGGACATATTGA